In Mustela nigripes isolate SB6536 chromosome 9, MUSNIG.SB6536, whole genome shotgun sequence, the sequence ACAGTAAGTGCCTATAATGCAATATGTGCTATATATCCAGAATGCATGTCTAAACTACTTTAAAGAAACCAGTCACACTGACACATAAAGTCTACATGTAACCTTTACATATTGGCACTAATAATTCCAGACAACACAGAACAATCTTCACTCTGGTTTCATGATGGACTTTGGAAAGAATGGAAAACTAAGTggaaatgtagttttaaaaaaatagtttgtggggcacctgactggctcagtgagttaagcctcttgccttcaggctcaggacataatctcagggtcctgggatcgagccccacatcagggtctctgctcagcggggagcctgcttctctctctctctctgcctgcctctctgccaacttgtgatctctctgtcagataaataaataaaatcttcctttaaaaaaaggttgTTTCTCACTTAACAGGTGAAGGGCAGCTACACATGAACAGGTATATTAACCTGcagaaaaatgacaattttttcatttggctttttttccaaaaatagcCCCAAAAGCCCAACCATCTGTTAATCTAAAAAATGAGACattaaaagaagacagagaattaAAGAGCTGGTAAAGAGAATGGAGATCTATTTCAAAGATGATAAGGCACAAAGActatggagggaggaaggaggagagagacaaaggaaagaTTGAAAACTTGAGGACAGTGATAAACCCTGAACCCAgttaaaactaatataataaaaatagagctaactgGACCATGCGTGGGAAGATTCCGGCTCTAATCTTTATTCCAGTCTGCAACTTACTTAAGCAAGTGACCTTAGGTAAATCCCTTACTTAGCCGCTCTAATCCTAGTTTCCTAGtttgtaaaacaagaaaaatgcatGTCCCACCTACATCAAAGGTTGTCATGAGGGCTAAATAGATTATATAAAAGCATTCTGAACAGTATAAAAGTACCATAACAATATTCAAGAGCAACTTAAGATAACTGAAAAAAACATCTATTACTTTTAGATCTCTCTGGTTCAAGATAGCCCACAGAGCACATGTGTGTCAatctccccccttcccttccaaatTCCCACTGATAGGATAGCAAAGGGTATAAATCCACTGAGAAGGGAGGAGGCGCTGCAGAAGACCAGATTCTGATAAATTTCTGGAAGACAAATAGCAAATGAGACTGCACTGAGAAATACACCATAGTGGAGAAAACCCAGattaaataatgagaaagagTTGCAGTGGAAGTAGGAGTCTGTTTTCCCAGTAAAGACTGGGAGATGCTCAAAGCTTGGATAGAGAGCAGCAATGGGAAATGGGGCAGTAAATTAAAAGATGTAACACCTGGGCCATTTGGTCCCTCCCAGTTTCCAACACATACTTAGCCACTGCAAAGAATATCTTTTGCCCCTGGGATAAAGCCAGAcaattgttttccaaaaattaaaatgtaaaaggagGGGATACTAACTTCCTCATATTACATAATGAAAGTCAAGAAAGACAACCTAATGTTGATGGAATCAAAGTTAGAGAACAGATTATTCATGGTGGAAAAATAACCTGTAgcagaactaaaaataataactataactTATAAAACTGGAGACGAAGTGGAGGAAAGGAGGTAGGAGATAGTATAAATAAACCAAATAGTTCACCATGAAAAAAACTACATACTTAGTTTAGAAATAAGGTAGGTAACCAGatagatgaaatgaaatatgCTCTCTAAAGAGTGAGACTATGGGAAGGATAAAGAAGAGGCTACAGAATTTTTTCAACTGTGTAGGGAGAgtacttttatattaaaattatctgCTAACTATTTGAAAAAGATTCTTTTGAAAATGGACTGACCCAGAAAGTTAGCCTGGGGGACATAAAATCTGGCTACCTACTCTTAAGTCTTTCAACctttagaaaaaaacagacataatTCTTCAGgtcttaaggaaaaaattatcttCCTAAGCACACAAGTAAGGAAAAAGGTATGGAAGTGAGAAATAAGAATGATTTTATCTTTCAGCGCTCTGATAAAAGATGAGTCAGAAACGAGGGGCTGTAATTCCCTAATCCTTCAGGCTGAAGAATGGCAATGGGGAATAGTGTTTTCAACCTCAAATTCCTATTCTGGAAGTTGTTAATCGGCTTGAATGGTGGATGGCTTAATTATATAAGGACCACATTAATGTCTCAGAGGAGGGAGAGTGATCTGATAggaggttttaatttgaaacactcttcataaaattaaaaatgaatgccAAACAGACTATAATCTGTGCCTCTGTGGAGATGTAAAAGTCCAATACAGCTGTAAGAATACTAGTGTGATCAATTGGGCTTTAAGGCCAAATTGATCCACTACTAGTCAATAATCATGAATATTACTCATTGGGCACTCAAAAGGGAGTAAGTAGTCTCCATTTCTGTTTCAGCTCGTAGGTCTTTCTATATGTTGTTTTCAGGCAATTAGAAGAAGTGCCTACATTtgtgaaaaaagaacattttcagacTATTCATGCCTTCTGGAATTACTCTATAGGACTAAAAATCCTGGGAGCCAAGTATATCTAGGTTACAGCACTACACTTAAATAAAAGAGTATAGTTTGGGAATATGTGgatctattctgttctgttctagaATTTTACTAGCAATTTAGCATTCAAAAAAAGGTGAAGGACCAAAGTGGCAAGTTCAAATCTATATAAAGTTAAAAGCTAACAAAGACAATAGCTCTTCCTAAAGTATATAGAAGTACCATAACAGCAAGGTCAAAAATGAAAGTGTCCATCCTTGGGGGACAAATTCTATCTGCTAATTTTGATCCTTTCATGGCTTTCTAGGATCCAGGACCACTATTGACAAATATGTTTGCCTTAGTTGTTGGACTCTACAGCAGTGCTGTCCAGAAGAATTATAATGCAATCCATACaggtcattttaaatttctaatagtgaagtttgaaaaagtaaaaaagaaatagataaaattaatctTAATAACATATAAATTcaacatatccaaaatattatcatttcaacatgtagtCAATATTCTAAAACTATTCATGAGATATTTTAtgctgtttttcagttttttaaacttGGTGTGTATTTTCAATCATTGCTCACCTCAATTCAAACAAGCCACATTTTAAGTCCTTAATCACCACAAGTGGCTAGTGGCTAAAACACGCTCACTTGAAAAGTTCTCCTCTCAATTGACAGGCATGACTTAATGTCAGTTCCCAAGTCAACTGTAGTTGCCTAATATCATACAAGAACAAGCAGGAGTCCTCTTAGTTGTGATATAAAAGGTCTTCCTATTGAAAGAACCAATTGGATTGATGAAATGAACACACTTGTTTGCCGCCACTCCTAACTGAAATCCTACCACAAGGATGataaaaggggagggggagcacACAAATCTCCAAGAAAAAAGAGCATTAAAACAGACAAGAAAGAGCCCCATTTTGTTCCCAGAACATCAGGAGCCGGACCTACAGACAACcccactttcttctcttcctttctagtaGGATATTCATACAAATCTCTCAGAGGAACTGACCAACCTAAGAGACGCAGATCTGACAGCTGGATCTACACAATGGTGTAGAACTAAACCCACCATTCTACAacaaaaactaccaaaaccaaGAAGCTCCACTCACACACAGTCAATTTTCAACCAGCTTTTAAGTGCGTGGAAGCTTATTCTTCCATTCTCAAGCATTTACTGAgagcctactatgtgtcaggcactgttgtAAGCAGTGGGATACagtaatgaacaaaacaaagtccctctctcaaggagcttacattctaaaaagaataaagacaataTACAAAGGCAGCATATATAACAGAAGTAGAAATAAAGCAGGGATGGAGAATAGAGTGTaatggggcaggggaaggaggaatgtTGTTTTAACTCAGTATGTCAGGAAGAGGGTCTCTTATGAGGATAGATTCCAGCACAGGCCAGAAGGAAGGGTGGGAACCACACAGCTATCTGAATaaagagtgttccaggcagagagcagagcaagTATAAAACCCCTGAAAGAAGACTACATTTGGCCTACTGGAGAAACACGAAGAGGCCAGTGCAGCTGGAGGCAAAATGAGTGGCACAGAGTGATGGGAGATAATATCAGAGAGGTTGAAGTAGGCCACAGCACACAGGCCTTGAAGACTCTAGTTACggactaaatttttatttcaggtaaAATGGTAAGCTGTAAGAAGAGGAGTGATATTATCTTGATTTATGCTTTGAAAAAATCACTTTGCCAGTTGTGTGAAGAAATGACTGTAGGGTAGCATGGATGGAAGCAGAGAGATCGGCAGGAAGGCCATTGGAGTGGTCAAAGCAAGACATAAAGGTTGCCTGacaaaaggaggaagaagtgaAAAAGAGTAAGATGTGGgttatgcttttgtttttgcttttaataatctCAAACTTATAAAAAAGGTAGCaaacaaaaatagtacaaagagcACTCATACATCCATTACCAGATTCAGCCATTTACCTATTACCAACACTTTACTCCTATCAagtacatacatgcatgcatggacacacacacacataaacacacacttatatacacaaattttctttttgaaccaCTTGAGTGTAGGTTACATATATCATGGTTCTTTCCCCTAAACAttcaatatttcataaaaatgcaaTATTCTCTTACACAATCACAGTGATCAACTTCAGTAAACTTAACATGATACAATGCTTTTATCTAATCTACTGTTTATACTCCAGTTTTGTCAGTCGACCCAATAATGTCCTAGCATTTTATACCCTCCATCTCAGGATTCAGTCTAGGATTGGATCCTACATTTAGCTCCCAATCTCTTTAGGTTCCTTTAATCTGGAACATTTTTAGAACACCTATGAtactgacatttttgaagaataaagtCCTCTCcccccattttaaaattagaatgtttCTCATTTAGGGTTTGTCTGACATTTCCTTGTGATTAGATTATGTATTCCCAGTGATGCATGGGTGATGTTGTAATCTTCTCACAGTATCACATCTGGAGGCACAGAATGTCCATCTGTCCCTTACTAATGCTGTTAATTTGATCACCTGGTCAAAGTATTGTCTAATTTCTATGCTGGACTACTAGTGTTATTTTTTCTCCTTGTCACTCAATCTCTGGGAAGACACTTTATGACCACAAATATTCTACTCCTAAACAAAATTTCCCCCTATATTAAAATTTGTTGATGATTCTTGCCTGATCCACTCTTAACTATAAACATTATGAAAAGATGATTTTCCAACTCTAGTCTTTCCACACTTACCAGTTGGTCTCTGCATTTGACTGTTAAGAGCTCTCCCTcttcacccatttatttatttatctatctgtccCTGATTAGTACTgattcatgaatttttattttttccaatggtttataatttatttctgtatttaactATTTTGGAGCTCAAACCGTCCCAGATTTGGCAAGTGGAAACTCTCCAAACTGGCTCCTATGTCCTTGTGACATGTCCTGATcatctttttcagcatttccaaaTATCCTTGCATAAAAAGATCTCCAGGATTGTCTTACCCCTACTTGCCCCAGCCCTAGAATCAGCCAGTTCTCCAAGGTCCTTGGTTTTTAGTTGGGAGTGGTATTAAAGACTAAGACCTAGTTAGTAGTCGTGCACATTGCTACTGAGACGTCTTTGCTTCTTGACCTTTcagattctgatttttaaaaaacaagtgatCTTGCTGATGGAGTGAATACTGGctgtaagagaaaaagaaaaatcacaggtcCCCAGGGCTTCTGGCCTGAGCTACTAGATGAGTGATGTTGGCCTTTACGAAAATGAGGAAGGGAAAGTTTACAGAGAAATTCAAGAACCCAATTTTGGATATGCTGATTTTTGATGTTTATTAGATATCCAAGTGGAGATACTGAGCAGGAAACTAGTTGAGCCCAGAATTCCAGGGAGAGGATCAAAGTGACAATATAATTTTGGGAAATATCAGCACACTAATATTTAAAGCCAAAGGACTAAATGAATAAGCAGATAAAAATCACCAGACATTTGAGGAAATGTCCCTAACATGAAAGCTagaccaaaacaaacagaaaaatatacatgtaagagggaaaacagacaatgcatataacaaacaaaaaacaggggaaaaaaaagactaaaatagcCTCAGTGGTACCCTTGAAGATAGGGCGACCTGTGTCTATGcaacagaagggagggaggaggggaggagaggatgAAAGAAGGATTTATTTAATTCGGTACAAAGGTTTCAGGTAGGGCTAAGCAAGGCAGATGtctgaagggaagaagagaagtaaaCACATTCAACGAAGGGTTGGCAGTTCCCAAAGGGAGTTTTGGAGAGTATCTGTATACTTTACCAATGGCGGCCTACTGTGggctgtgggaagcctgctcggggggggggggggggggaaaattcgcgggtgtgggggggggggggggggggggggggggggggggggaagagaatATTAACGGGTttcggtggggtgaggggaaTAGAAGGGGGAAAGGAGGACTGAACCATCCTATGGTACCAGAGCCtaagaaggggaagaagatggTGAGGACGTAAGACTAGGAAGGTGAGGCAAGCAGTAACAGGAGGTTAGTTATAATCAGGGAGGACTgatctaataattaaatatattaagttaATGGAAACCAGGTTTTACACTAGCAAAAAAGGGAGATACAGACATGAAAcaggagaaaattggaatgaACTTTGTAGTGTTGAAATGGATTCATGGTTTTCTAGATAAACAGATATGATATTGATTAAAATTTGTtctcattgtgtgtgtatgtatgtgttgtgtgtgttggagggggtATTCCCTACATTTTGTTCATTGAGGAGACCCGGAAGCAGCAACACCCAATAGCAATGAATGAACCTTATACATAaatcttagtttctttttcttttttttaaagattttacttacttatttgacagacaagagacacagtgagagagggaacacaagcaggcagagtgggagagagagaagtggcttcccaccaagcagggagcccgatgtggggctcgatcccaggaccctgggatcatgacctgagccaaaggcagacactaaacgaCTGAGACAGCCAAGCGCCCctaaatcttggtttctaaatgtCATTCTCCACTAAAAGAAACAAGGGATACTTAGAGAATATGGCTGATTCCAAGGCTGGGGCAAGGAAAAGATAAGATGGTTTGGAACCTCTTGATGGACCCGAATGTAAGGAATGGCTCAAGGAATAATGAAGATGTGTCAAAATGACACAGAAGACAGCCCATTAAGGGCTTTCACTGGCCATGAAAATTGCAGAGAAAATGGCCCCAACATTAATGAGTTGCTGACTAAATTATATTAGTCTGAGTCTCctgttatataaaaaaaagaaatcctgatttGCTTAAATGACAGTACTTGGGGTTTTCATTACTTGCAACCTATACCTATGTGCAAGATGGACCGGAGCGAAGACTGAAAGCCTTCGAGTCCTTGTATTGATCAGAAAGGTAAGAGACTGCCCTTTTCCATCTGGGCTGCCGACATGCCTTCCAGACTGAGGAAGACCCAGAAACTTCGGGGCCACGTGAGCCACGGCCACAGCCGCATCGGCAAGCACCAGAAGCACCCAGGAGGCCGGGGTAATGCTGGTGGCATGCATCACCACAGGATCAACTTCGACAAATATCACCCAGGTTACTTTGGAAAAGTTGGTATGAGACATTACCACTTAAAGAGGAACCAGAGCTTCTGCCCAACTGTCAACCTTGATAAACTGTGGACCTTAGTCAGTGAGCAGACACGAGTAAATGCCGCCGAAAACAAGACTGGAGCTGCTCCTATCATTGATGTGGTACGATCGGGCTACTACAAAGTTTTGGGAAAGGGGAAACTCCCAAAACAGCCTGTCATCGTGAAGGCCAAATTCTTCAGTAGAAGAGCAGAGGAGAAGATCAAGGGTGTCGGGGGCGCCTGTGTTCTAGTAGCTTGAAGCCCTGTGGGGAGAGGTTCATTAATGCTAACAAgtgcttttctaaaaaaaaaaaaaaaaaaaggactaaaaacTTTAAAGGCTCTTAAATAATCACTGGGGTAAGGCACCATGTTGATACCCACTAAAATAATAGAAAGTGAATGTGAAACTCAAGTGTGTAGATGGAAAACAACAAAGCAAACCTAGTCAATGAAAAGAGTCAAGTAATAGACTATATCTGtaatgttttacttcttaaaagaCCTGAAGCAAATATAGCTAAATGGATATTTTTGATAGAGCTGGAGGTTGTTTACTAGTCACTAACTTTCTGTATGCTTTCAATAgttcataaaacatattttcttttttttttttttagattttatttatttatttgacagacagagatcacaagtaggcaaagaggcaggcaaagagagagaggaggaagcaggctccctgctgagcagagagcccaatgaggggcttgatcccaggaccctgagatcatgacctgagctgaaggcagaggctttaacccactgaaccacccaggcgcccccttttctttttttttttttttaaagattttatttatttgatggagagaaagatcacaagtaggcagggagtcaggcagagggcggtgggggggtggggagaagcaggctccccactgagcagagagctggatgtggggctcaaccccaggaccctgagaccacgacctgaaccgaaggcagaggcttaacccactgagccacccaggcaccccaaacatagATATTTTCTTAAAGGCTAATTAAGAAGCCACTAGGCAAACATTCTATCTCCAGCCAAGGAAGATCTGGACCTCATGTTTATCATCCAAATAAGGATTTAACCATCAGTTAAGAAAGAGTTTAAGGAATCAAGAAAGATAGAGACAATTCTAGTTAGTTTAATTAGAAGAGATATTTCTAAAAGATATTACAGATCTTTTAGAATTTTCCAGAGGGCCTATTCCTATGTAACTTGCAACACCCAAATCCTCACGCAGGACTGCCACTAGGCACAGAGACCACACctcacatcttttttcttttttaaacatttctatttcttttttaaaattttattttatttatctatttgacagacagagatcacaattaggcagagaggcaggcagagagagaagaagggaagcaggttccctgctgagcagagagcccaatgcggggctccatctcaggaccctgggatcatgactggagctgaaggcagaggcttaacccactgagctaccaaggtgccCCCACACCTCACAACTTGAGCCGTAAAGGTGCGTGACTACGAGCCCCACCATTTGCCACCCACAAAAGCTAATATCTATGCCAGCTTTGACACTTTTGTTAGGAACAGATTCCATACTGTGCCATCTTCTTCACACTTTTCTCTCCTGAATTCAAATGACTACATCTAGTTGGCTGGGTCTGGATCAGATGCCTGACCCCTGGCTTCAAAAAAGatgagggcacttgggtggctcaatcattacgtgtctgccttcagctcaggtcatgatcccaggtcctgggatcaggtctccctgcacagtggggagtctgcttctccctctgaccctctccctcttatgttctccctctcaaataaataaataaaatcttaaaaaaaaaaaagtgaggaaatgGTTTTCTGGCTTGGAGACACAGAACTAAAAGTAGCATTTTCCCTAATAGAGGACAGATGTTTAAAAGATGCTGAGTAactgcatatataaaaatatccaaaagtCCACTATAGTATGAGATCATTGAAAACTGGCCAAAGAGGCCTACTTAACACAAGTAGAAGTAGGGTCAGGCATAGTCAGAATGAAGTGTGAAGAGACCTCATCAGGAACAGAGAATTACATGCATGGCTTACTGGGTACTGTAAAGAGCTATTTATTTCCACATACATACGAATGAACACATACAGAACACATGCACCG encodes:
- the LOC132025010 gene encoding large ribosomal subunit protein uL15-like, with translation MPSRLRKTQKLRGHVSHGHSRIGKHQKHPGGRGNAGGMHHHRINFDKYHPGYFGKVGMRHYHLKRNQSFCPTVNLDKLWTLVSEQTRVNAAENKTGAAPIIDVVRSGYYKVLGKGKLPKQPVIVKAKFFSRRAEEKIKGVGGACVLVA